Proteins found in one Pectobacterium atrosepticum genomic segment:
- a CDS encoding tagaturonate reductase, whose amino-acid sequence MKTLNRKDFPGVCYPTKVIQFGEGNFLRAFVDWQLDILNEKTDLQAGVTIVRPIDTDFPPSLNTQDGLYTTVIRGLNEQGEAVSDARLIRSVNNEINPYQHFADYLALAHNAAIRFVFSNTTEAGISYHAGDSVNDTPPVSFPAKLTRLLLERFTHFNGENDKGWVIIPCELIDYNGEALKALVLRYAQEWQLSPAFIDWIETANTFCSTLVDRIVTGYPREESSALEEKLGYHDAFLDTAEHFYLFVIQGPDWLADELKLAECPLNIRIVDDIRPYKERKVAILNGAHTALVPVTWLCGLETVGEAMQDADVRRFVENTLHQEIIPVLDLPANELREFADAVTGRFQNPYIRHQLLSIALNGMTKFRTRILPQLLAGHCNGRFPARLTFALAALIAFYRGERAGETYPLQDDEQWLTRYRQLWPRVGTDLTVHELVNEVLADTAHWGEDLTQRSGLVEQVTTNLGNILAQGMRQAVKALE is encoded by the coding sequence ATGAAGACATTGAACCGGAAGGACTTTCCCGGCGTATGTTACCCAACAAAAGTGATTCAGTTTGGTGAAGGTAACTTCCTACGCGCCTTTGTGGACTGGCAGTTGGATATTCTGAATGAGAAGACCGATCTCCAGGCGGGCGTAACCATTGTACGCCCCATTGATACGGATTTTCCGCCGTCACTCAATACGCAAGATGGGCTTTACACCACGGTCATTCGCGGACTTAACGAACAGGGTGAGGCCGTCAGCGATGCGCGCCTGATCCGCTCGGTCAATAACGAGATTAACCCGTATCAACATTTTGCCGATTACCTGGCACTGGCCCATAACGCCGCCATCCGTTTTGTTTTCTCAAACACCACGGAAGCGGGCATCAGCTATCACGCTGGCGACAGCGTCAACGATACGCCGCCAGTCAGTTTTCCTGCCAAGCTGACACGCCTGTTGCTGGAACGCTTTACGCATTTTAACGGTGAGAACGATAAAGGCTGGGTCATCATTCCCTGCGAACTGATCGACTATAACGGAGAGGCGCTCAAAGCCTTGGTTCTGCGCTATGCTCAGGAATGGCAACTCTCACCGGCATTTATCGACTGGATTGAGACAGCAAATACCTTCTGTTCCACACTCGTGGACAGAATCGTAACGGGGTATCCGCGTGAAGAATCGTCAGCGCTGGAAGAAAAACTGGGCTATCACGATGCCTTTCTGGATACCGCCGAGCATTTTTACCTCTTTGTGATTCAAGGCCCCGACTGGCTGGCGGATGAGCTGAAACTCGCGGAATGCCCGCTGAACATCCGCATTGTTGACGACATCAGACCGTATAAAGAACGCAAAGTAGCTATTCTGAACGGTGCACACACCGCTCTGGTTCCGGTTACCTGGCTCTGCGGGCTGGAAACGGTAGGTGAAGCAATGCAGGATGCCGATGTGCGTCGCTTTGTAGAAAACACGCTACATCAAGAGATCATCCCGGTGCTGGATTTACCGGCCAATGAGTTGCGTGAATTTGCCGATGCCGTCACCGGACGTTTTCAGAACCCCTACATTCGCCATCAGTTGCTCTCCATCGCGCTCAATGGCATGACCAAATTCCGTACACGTATTCTGCCGCAATTGCTGGCAGGCCACTGCAACGGACGCTTTCCGGCACGGTTGACGTTTGCTCTGGCCGCACTGATTGCCTTCTACCGCGGAGAACGAGCAGGTGAAACCTACCCTTTACAGGATGATGAGCAGTGGCTCACCCGCTACCGCCAGCTATGGCCACGCGTGGGGACCGATCTGACCGTGCATGAATTGGTCAACGAGGTACTCGCAGATACCGCGCACTGGGGGGAGGATCTCACTCAGCGGTCAGGTTTAGTGGAGCAGGTGACCACCAATCTGGGCAATATTTTGGCGCAAGGTATGCGTCAGGCGGTGAAAGCACTGGAATGA
- a CDS encoding O-acetylserine/cysteine exporter, giving the protein MSLKDALLALCVVVLWGVNFVVIKVGLNDMPPFLLAGLRFSLVALPAILFVPFPRIPLKWLIAYGMTISFGQFGFLFLAIKLGMPAGIASLVLQAQAFFTLLVGAVLLSEKLRWNHVVGILVAAIGMVVLAEGRTALQMSSGMTTTTLLLTLAAALSWAVGNITNKIIMSKNSGVRIMSLVVWGALVPVVPFFISSWLFEGKDVIVHSLTTIQLPTILSLMYLAFAATIIGYGIWGSLLARYETWRVAPLSLLVPVVGLVSAAVFLGESLSLLQIAGALLIMVGLLVNVFGARLRAWRPARQS; this is encoded by the coding sequence ATGTCGTTGAAAGATGCGCTGCTCGCGCTTTGTGTCGTGGTGTTATGGGGTGTGAATTTTGTCGTGATTAAGGTCGGGCTGAACGACATGCCGCCTTTTTTACTGGCAGGGCTACGTTTTTCGCTGGTAGCGCTCCCGGCTATTTTATTTGTTCCTTTCCCGCGTATTCCTCTGAAATGGCTGATCGCCTATGGCATGACGATCAGCTTTGGTCAGTTTGGCTTCCTGTTTCTCGCCATCAAGCTGGGCATGCCTGCCGGGATTGCGTCGTTGGTGTTGCAGGCTCAGGCCTTCTTTACGTTGCTGGTTGGCGCGGTATTGCTGTCGGAAAAGCTGCGCTGGAATCACGTTGTCGGCATTCTGGTGGCGGCGATAGGGATGGTGGTGCTGGCAGAAGGGCGCACGGCGCTGCAAATGTCATCCGGTATGACCACCACTACGCTGCTACTGACGTTAGCGGCGGCGTTGTCATGGGCGGTGGGTAACATCACCAATAAAATTATCATGAGCAAAAACAGTGGAGTGCGCATTATGTCGCTGGTGGTGTGGGGCGCACTGGTGCCTGTCGTGCCGTTTTTCATCAGTTCCTGGCTGTTTGAAGGCAAGGACGTAATTGTCCATAGTTTAACCACCATTCAACTGCCGACGATCCTATCTCTGATGTATCTGGCGTTTGCGGCAACGATCATTGGCTATGGGATTTGGGGAAGCCTGCTGGCACGTTATGAAACCTGGCGCGTGGCCCCCTTGTCACTGTTGGTGCCGGTGGTTGGGCTGGTTAGCGCCGCCGTTTTTCTCGGTGAATCCCTCTCGCTATTACAAATTGCCGGTGCGTTGCTGATTATGGTCGGTCTGCTGGTGAATGTGTTTGGCGCACGGCTGCGTGCATGGCGACCTGCGCGGCAGTCGTAG
- a CDS encoding DUF4432 family protein → MKKLLAMGITLALTSWQLSAQTFVLTDAESSVEKGNWQISSDALKIKNQHFSIEQKVLHGGRQEGSKVITITSQDGLKIALSPTRGMNLLHAAGKNIRLGWDSPVDEVVNPNTINLESRNGLGWLEGFNEMMVRCGFEWTGHPVVSDGMIYTLHGRAGNTPASKVVVEVSDNAPYTITVRGLLKENSFKKSNLETWTELRYVPGSESFTVHDVLTNKADYPRDYQIIYHSNFGTPILEDGARFLAPVKEISPFNDHAKAGLATWQTYKGPTKDFDEMVFNITPYTDAQGKTLAALVNKAGDKGVSIAFDTHQLPLLTLWKNTDTEKQGYVTGIEPGTNYAYPVTIEREQGRVKKLQPGQSTTFELTYSLLSSADAVQKTEQKVKAIQGENKTTLTEKPIAVE, encoded by the coding sequence ATGAAAAAATTACTGGCAATGGGCATTACACTGGCGCTGACATCATGGCAACTATCGGCGCAGACGTTTGTGCTGACAGATGCTGAAAGCAGTGTGGAAAAGGGAAATTGGCAAATCAGCAGTGATGCACTGAAGATCAAGAATCAGCACTTCAGCATTGAGCAAAAAGTCCTGCACGGCGGACGTCAGGAAGGCAGTAAAGTGATTACGATTACCAGTCAGGACGGACTGAAAATTGCTCTCAGCCCGACGCGAGGGATGAATTTACTGCATGCAGCAGGTAAAAACATCCGTTTGGGATGGGATTCGCCGGTTGATGAGGTCGTCAATCCGAATACTATCAATCTGGAAAGCCGTAATGGACTGGGCTGGCTGGAAGGTTTCAATGAGATGATGGTGCGCTGTGGATTTGAATGGACGGGGCATCCGGTCGTCAGCGATGGCATGATCTACACCCTGCACGGTCGTGCGGGTAACACACCTGCCTCAAAAGTGGTGGTTGAAGTCAGCGATAACGCGCCGTATACCATTACGGTACGGGGTTTGCTGAAGGAAAACAGCTTTAAGAAGTCGAATCTGGAAACCTGGACCGAGCTGCGTTACGTCCCCGGCAGCGAGTCGTTTACCGTGCATGATGTACTGACCAATAAAGCCGACTACCCGCGCGACTACCAAATTATCTACCACAGCAATTTCGGCACGCCGATTCTGGAAGACGGCGCGCGTTTCCTCGCACCCGTAAAAGAGATTTCTCCGTTTAATGACCACGCCAAAGCGGGTCTGGCAACCTGGCAAACCTACAAAGGGCCGACAAAAGACTTTGATGAGATGGTGTTCAACATTACGCCGTATACGGATGCACAAGGCAAAACGCTGGCTGCGTTGGTGAATAAAGCGGGAGATAAGGGGGTGTCGATTGCCTTTGATACCCACCAACTGCCGCTGCTGACGCTGTGGAAAAATACGGATACGGAAAAACAAGGCTACGTCACGGGGATCGAACCCGGCACTAACTACGCCTATCCCGTCACGATTGAGCGTGAGCAAGGGCGAGTCAAAAAGCTACAGCCCGGCCAGAGCACCACGTTTGAGCTGACATACAGCCTGTTGAGTAGCGCGGATGCGGTACAAAAAACGGAACAGAAAGTGAAAGCCATTCAGGGCGAGAACAAAACCACGCTGACGGAAAAACCGATCGCCGTCGAGTAA
- a CDS encoding valine--pyruvate transaminase encodes MKFSLFGKKFTRHAGITQLMDDLNEGLRTPGAIMLGGGNPAHIPEMDSYFQQLCQDMLEQGKLTEALCNYDGPQGKDTLLNALAELLSNELGWQIGPQNIALTNGSQSAFFYLFNLFAGRHSDGSLKKVLFPLAPEYIGYSDSGLDEDMFVSVRPQIELLPEGQFKYHVDFDHLSITDDIGLVCVSRPTNPTGNVLTDDELMRLDILAQQHNIPLLIDNAYGVPFPGIIFSDATPLWNPNIILCMSLSKLGLPGSRCGIVIADEKVISAIGNMNGIISLSPGAIGPALAYEMIQRGDLLRLSNDVIRPFYQQRVTETIAIIRRYLSPEQCLIHKPEGAIFLWLWFKDLPITTEILYQRLKKRGVLMVPGHYFFPGLEQEWQHAHQCMRMNYVPEPEKIERGIAILAEEVEKAIQEG; translated from the coding sequence ATGAAATTTTCTCTTTTCGGCAAGAAATTCACGCGACACGCTGGCATCACTCAGTTAATGGACGACCTGAACGAAGGACTGCGCACGCCAGGCGCAATCATGCTGGGCGGTGGCAATCCGGCACATATTCCGGAGATGGACAGCTACTTCCAACAGTTGTGTCAGGATATGCTGGAACAAGGGAAATTAACGGAAGCGCTATGCAACTACGACGGCCCGCAAGGCAAGGATACGCTGCTTAATGCGCTGGCCGAGCTACTGAGTAATGAATTAGGTTGGCAGATTGGACCACAGAATATTGCGCTAACAAATGGCAGCCAGAGTGCGTTTTTCTACTTATTTAACCTGTTTGCTGGTCGCCACAGCGATGGCAGCCTGAAAAAGGTACTGTTTCCGCTAGCACCGGAATATATCGGCTATTCAGACTCTGGACTGGACGAAGACATGTTCGTTTCCGTTCGTCCGCAAATCGAATTGTTGCCCGAAGGACAATTTAAATATCACGTCGATTTCGATCATCTGTCGATTACCGATGATATTGGGCTAGTCTGCGTATCACGCCCGACCAATCCGACCGGCAACGTGCTGACCGACGACGAGCTGATGCGTCTGGATATTCTGGCACAGCAGCACAATATCCCCCTGCTGATTGATAACGCGTATGGTGTGCCTTTCCCCGGCATCATCTTTAGCGATGCCACACCGCTGTGGAACCCGAATATCATCCTGTGCATGAGCCTATCCAAACTGGGCCTGCCCGGCTCGCGCTGCGGTATCGTGATTGCGGATGAAAAGGTGATTTCGGCTATCGGTAACATGAACGGCATCATTAGCCTGTCTCCAGGCGCGATTGGTCCAGCACTGGCGTATGAGATGATTCAACGCGGCGATCTGCTGCGCTTATCTAACGACGTCATACGCCCGTTCTATCAGCAGCGCGTGACGGAAACTATCGCGATTATTCGCCGCTATCTTTCCCCCGAGCAGTGTCTGATTCATAAACCGGAGGGCGCGATCTTCTTGTGGCTGTGGTTTAAGGATCTGCCTATCACGACAGAAATCCTGTACCAGCGCCTGAAAAAACGCGGTGTCCTCATGGTGCCGGGTCACTATTTCTTCCCCGGTCTGGAGCAGGAATGGCAACACGCTCATCAATGCATGCGCATGAACTATGTACCGGAGCCGGAAAAAATCGAACGCGGTATTGCGATTCTGGCGGAAGAAGTCGAAAAGGCGATACAGGAAGGCTAA
- a CDS encoding glycosyl hydrolase family protein, whose product MKDSAITGFPKGFLWGGALAANQVEGGWDVGGKGLSTADMAIHKKNLKREEYEKHYKITDQQIEEAIAATDASPYPKRRGIGFYHHFREDIALFAEMNFKVLRVSIAWTRIFPTGIEEQPNEEGLRFYDALFDELHKNGIEPLVTLSHYEMPIYLVNNFAGWNGRKTVDCFEKFAVTVLDRYKDKVKYWLTFNEIDSIIRHPFTTGGIVPERFSDDEIETVIYQALHHQFVASALAVKHCRRLCPEAKIGCMLTRLLTYPESCAPEDILLAYRENQLNYFFSDVQIRGRYPRHMTRRFAEKGIHIEMLPGDEEILQQHTVDFLSFSYYMSLVTSVNADKMDKVGGNIAGGVKNPYLKTTEWDWQIDPVGLRVALNDMYDRYQIPLFVVENGMGAVDQIDENHQVNDDYRIAFFQSHLKEMKEAVKDGVELMGYTSWAPIDLISASTSEMNKRYGFIYVDQDNDGNGTLARYRKKSFYWYQNVIATNGETL is encoded by the coding sequence ATGAAAGATTCAGCAATTACCGGTTTTCCAAAAGGATTTCTGTGGGGGGGCGCACTCGCGGCCAACCAGGTGGAAGGTGGATGGGACGTGGGGGGGAAAGGTCTCTCAACGGCAGACATGGCGATTCATAAAAAGAACCTGAAGCGTGAAGAATATGAAAAGCACTATAAAATTACCGATCAGCAGATAGAAGAGGCTATCGCGGCCACTGATGCCAGCCCATACCCTAAACGTCGTGGTATCGGTTTCTATCACCACTTTCGTGAAGATATTGCTCTGTTTGCCGAGATGAACTTCAAGGTGCTGCGCGTTTCTATTGCCTGGACGCGTATCTTCCCCACCGGCATTGAAGAACAACCGAATGAAGAAGGACTGCGTTTTTACGACGCGCTGTTTGATGAGTTACACAAAAATGGTATCGAGCCGCTGGTCACGCTGTCTCACTACGAAATGCCCATCTATCTGGTCAATAACTTTGCCGGTTGGAATGGCAGAAAAACGGTGGATTGCTTTGAGAAATTCGCGGTTACCGTTCTGGATCGTTATAAAGATAAAGTGAAGTACTGGCTCACGTTCAATGAGATAGACAGCATCATCCGCCACCCGTTTACCACTGGCGGTATTGTGCCGGAGCGTTTCTCGGATGATGAAATCGAAACCGTGATTTATCAGGCGCTACATCACCAGTTTGTTGCCAGTGCGCTGGCGGTAAAACACTGCCGTCGTCTCTGCCCGGAGGCGAAAATTGGCTGTATGCTGACGCGCTTGCTGACCTACCCAGAAAGCTGTGCGCCTGAGGATATTTTGCTGGCCTATCGTGAGAACCAGCTCAATTACTTCTTTAGTGATGTCCAGATTCGGGGCCGCTATCCACGCCATATGACTCGTCGTTTTGCCGAGAAAGGGATTCACATCGAGATGTTGCCGGGCGATGAAGAGATCCTGCAACAGCACACGGTGGATTTCCTCTCGTTCAGTTATTACATGTCGCTGGTCACCAGCGTCAATGCAGACAAGATGGATAAAGTGGGCGGCAACATTGCGGGCGGTGTGAAGAACCCCTACCTGAAAACGACAGAATGGGACTGGCAGATCGATCCGGTTGGATTGCGGGTTGCGCTGAACGACATGTACGATCGTTATCAGATCCCCCTGTTCGTGGTGGAAAATGGCATGGGGGCTGTGGATCAGATCGACGAAAATCATCAGGTGAATGATGATTACCGCATTGCGTTCTTCCAGTCGCACTTGAAAGAGATGAAAGAAGCGGTGAAAGACGGGGTAGAGCTGATGGGCTACACCTCCTGGGCACCGATTGATCTTATCAGTGCATCAACATCGGAAATGAACAAGCGTTACGGCTTTATTTATGTCGATCAGGATAACGACGGCAACGGCACGCTGGCTCGTTACCGTAAGAAGAGTTTCTATTGGTATCAGAATGTTATCGCCACCAATGGTGAAACGCTCTAA
- a CDS encoding PTS beta-glucoside transporter subunit EIIBCA, whose translation MSDFRLLAREIIELIGGEKNVVSLTHCITRLRFSLKDSSKFNKAALDKLDGVILAVESNSQYQVVIGNDVTTVYRILVDEFGIKGDALSDSEDESSGKKGNIVGRVFNKMSSILVPIVPALAGAGMLKAFLVILSTYHFIDTAGSTYKILAAASNSVFYFLPLLLAFSCAKAFNAHPFVSVAIVGALLEPTFTGLMAKPGDIVQFMGIPVVLMKYSSTLIPAILAIWAYSYLERLLKRVIHQSIEMVAVPMLGMLIMVPVIVIAVGPIGVYLGDGIGAGIAYMNGVSGMLTGAILGGGWTLLVIFGLHWGMVPVMLNNLALRGFDTIKPATAAATFAQAGAAFGVFLKAKDKKLKSFALSSMVPALFAGVTEPIVYGISIKYKRPLVASLIAGTVAGGFIGSMGTTVMAYVFPALTTLPAFMTTTFAYYLIGIGMSFTLSALLTYLLGFDESLSEPSAATPKAATSSAPQTTTASSQNGLSGIMLAAPLNGTIVPLTSVNDAVFASEVMGKGIAIYPSEGVVTSPVNGTVSKLFHSKHAIGITSDDGVEILVHVGIDTVRLNGECFASHVNEGDRVTTGQLLLTFELETLIAKGFDVTTPVVIANTDDYQTISATEQHRVSNHHTLMTLFSATV comes from the coding sequence ATGAGTGATTTCCGTTTACTTGCCAGGGAAATTATTGAGCTAATTGGTGGGGAAAAGAATGTAGTTTCTTTAACTCACTGTATTACACGCTTGAGATTTTCACTGAAAGATAGCTCTAAATTTAATAAAGCGGCATTGGATAAACTGGATGGCGTTATTCTGGCCGTCGAAAGCAATAGCCAATATCAGGTGGTGATTGGCAATGATGTCACCACTGTTTATCGCATTTTGGTGGACGAATTCGGTATTAAAGGTGATGCCCTCTCGGACAGCGAAGATGAGTCTTCAGGGAAAAAGGGCAATATTGTCGGACGCGTGTTCAATAAAATGTCCTCCATTCTTGTTCCGATTGTTCCTGCGCTGGCCGGTGCCGGGATGCTGAAAGCGTTTCTGGTGATCCTGTCTACTTACCACTTTATCGATACCGCAGGGAGCACCTATAAAATCCTGGCGGCGGCGAGCAACAGCGTGTTCTATTTCCTGCCGCTGCTATTGGCGTTTTCCTGTGCGAAGGCGTTCAATGCGCACCCGTTTGTTTCCGTGGCGATTGTTGGGGCGTTGCTGGAACCGACATTCACTGGGTTGATGGCGAAACCGGGGGATATCGTCCAGTTTATGGGGATTCCCGTTGTGTTGATGAAATATTCATCCACATTGATCCCGGCGATACTGGCTATCTGGGCCTATTCCTATCTGGAACGGCTGTTAAAACGCGTGATTCACCAAAGTATTGAGATGGTGGCCGTGCCGATGCTGGGGATGCTTATCATGGTGCCGGTGATTGTTATCGCGGTCGGGCCAATTGGCGTGTACCTCGGAGATGGCATCGGTGCAGGTATCGCCTACATGAATGGCGTGAGCGGGATGCTGACCGGAGCGATCCTGGGCGGCGGCTGGACGCTGCTCGTGATCTTTGGTCTGCACTGGGGAATGGTGCCAGTGATGCTCAACAACCTGGCGCTGCGTGGTTTTGACACCATCAAACCGGCGACGGCCGCAGCAACTTTTGCTCAGGCGGGCGCGGCGTTCGGCGTGTTCCTGAAAGCCAAAGACAAAAAGCTGAAATCCTTTGCGTTGTCCAGCATGGTGCCCGCGCTGTTTGCCGGTGTCACTGAACCTATCGTCTACGGTATCTCTATCAAATATAAGCGCCCGCTGGTGGCTTCGCTGATTGCCGGGACGGTGGCAGGCGGCTTTATCGGCTCAATGGGCACCACGGTCATGGCCTATGTGTTCCCTGCGTTGACGACCTTGCCTGCTTTTATGACCACGACCTTTGCCTATTACCTGATTGGTATCGGCATGTCGTTCACACTTTCTGCCCTATTGACCTATCTGCTGGGCTTCGATGAGTCACTCAGTGAACCATCGGCAGCAACGCCAAAAGCAGCAACGTCTTCTGCACCGCAGACGACGACCGCCAGTAGCCAAAATGGGTTATCCGGCATCATGTTGGCGGCACCACTTAATGGCACGATTGTACCGTTGACTTCCGTTAACGATGCGGTATTTGCCAGTGAGGTCATGGGAAAAGGCATTGCGATTTATCCCTCTGAGGGCGTAGTGACCTCTCCGGTGAACGGGACGGTATCAAAACTGTTCCACAGCAAACATGCCATCGGTATTACCTCCGATGACGGCGTGGAAATACTGGTGCACGTTGGAATCGACACGGTACGGCTTAACGGCGAGTGTTTTGCCAGCCATGTCAATGAAGGCGATCGCGTGACCACGGGGCAACTGCTCCTGACTTTCGAGCTAGAAACCCTGATTGCTAAAGGCTTTGATGTCACGACGCCGGTGGTGATCGCCAATACCGATGACTATCAGACGATTTCCGCTACAGAACAACACCGCGTGAGTAACCATCACACCTTAATGACCCTGTTTAGCGCTACGGTTTAA